The genomic window CCTCGCGGAAGAGCGGCTGCACGAGGGCGACCTTCACGAGGGCGGAGGCCGCGGTGCCGCCGCCGGCGATGAGCGCCGCGGAGCGGTCGGCGCGGTCCTCCTGGCCGCGGGCCACCGGCTCGATCAGCCAGGAGGCCTCGCGGAGGCAGAACCGGGCCCAGGCGGCGAGCGGGCCGCGGGCGTCGCCGCGCTGCTCCAGGGCCAGCCGCAGCCCCTCGACGAACCGCGCGGAGCGGGCCGCGCGGGTGGCGTCGCCGCGGGCGAGGTGGGCCAACTCGTGGCCGAGCACGGCGCGGAGCTCGGCCTGGGTGAGGACCCGCAGGAGGGGCAGGCCCACGATCAAGGCGCGCGACCGCTTCCAGGCGACGACGCCGCAGCAGGGCAGGTACGTGAGCCGGACCTGGCCCGGCGGCCGGACCCCCAGGCGGCGGGAGACGGCGTCGATCGACGCGAAGAGGAGCGGGGCGTCGACCCGCCCCAGCACCGGGCCGAGGTCCGAGTCCGGGTCGCTGGTGGCCACCGAGAACCACGAGCCCCCCAGCGTCCGGACGACGTCGGCCCAGCCGGAGACCTCGTTGCGGAGCCAGCCGCCCAGGACCGGGACGAAGCCGCCGAGGGCGAGCATCGCCAGGGCCCCCGTCGCGGTGACCGTCCAGTAGGCGTGCTCGAGGATCCGCAGG from Aquisphaera giovannonii includes these protein-coding regions:
- a CDS encoding M48 family metallopeptidase → MGRAGVQTTPALRCPDCAADLGVVREDGDGVLLLACPGCRARFRATRAAHEPRDGRPAPTAPQADSDGDGNDTAGQATVGPVALRWRAMVLRILEHAYWTVTATGALAMLALGGFVPVLGGWLRNEVSGWADVVRTLGGSWFSVATSDPDSDLGPVLGRVDAPLLFASIDAVSRRLGVRPPGQVRLTYLPCCGVVAWKRSRALIVGLPLLRVLTQAELRAVLGHELAHLARGDATRAARSARFVEGLRLALEQRGDARGPLAAWARFCLREASWLIEPVARGQEDRADRSAALIAGGGTAASALVKVALVQPLFREVLDCYDPDHPEYPNLYAFFRAFWFRLPPESLSAMRLQVLAQADHAHDPAHPPLPDRLAHLQSYPDMPCVNGDAQPATTLLGDLEIFEQMLHNRLFGGPAVEPTVFHRAGS